One segment of Brassica napus cultivar Da-Ae chromosome C3, Da-Ae, whole genome shotgun sequence DNA contains the following:
- the LOC106376752 gene encoding putative ubiquitin-conjugating enzyme E2 38 — protein MDPDVMEIDPPPLASASRTRKPRKVNLEVIDVEQYHVDKMNKGKAIQDGHNPFSHVANGVMPIDVDSYTVVLNDIPTGVKVVMSTTQPCEFQNYSSKGTSKSSRNSSNSFLATPSSVPQSLDFASLSASFAQNNQTVSSSAVQPVDSDASASSSSAEAVPSAQANFLKDFKRFDTVEDFSDHHYLSKGKASKQHSKTWLKKVQADWKILENDLPETIFVRACESRMDLLRAVIIGAEGTPYHDGLFFFDIQFPDSYPSVPPKVHYHSGGLRINPNLYNCGKVCLSLLGTWTGNKREKWLPQESTMLQLLVSIQALILNQKPYFNEPGYEPTKGTVSGEAHSKVYSENVFILSLKTMVYSMRKPPKHFEEFVHSHYFVRALDIVKACNAYKDGAPVGSILKGGVQGIEETSQSGSKKFRTDVAAFMKTVVGEFVKLGIKELEEKPKPPPVVNANTESNTANRKRSRSSSIKEFLANIGRCVFQ, from the exons ATGGATCCCGACGTGATGGAGATCGATCCTCCTCCTTTAGCTTCAGCTTCTAGAACTCGTAAACCTAGAAAG GTTAATCTTGAAGTGATCGATGTGGAGCAATATCATGTTGATAAGATGAACAAAGGGAAGGCTATACAAGATGGCCATAACCCCTTTAGTCATGTAGCTAATGGAGTGATGCCTATAGATGTCGATAGCTACACAGTCGTTCTAAATGATATCCCAACCGGTGTAAAAGTGGTGATGTCTACTACTCAGCCCTGTGAGTTTCAGAATTATAGCAGCAAAGGAACTTCTAAATCAAGTAGAAACAGTTCAAACTCGTTTCTGGCAACTCCATCTTCTGTTCCTCAGTCATTGGATTTTGCCTCCCTGTCAGCCTCCTTTGCTCAGAACAATCAAACGGTTTCCTCCTCTGCGGTTCAACCTGTTGATTCTGATGCTTCTGCTAGCTCTTCTTCCGCTGAGGCTGTTCCTTCAGCTCAGGCTAATTTTCTGAAGGACTTTAAAAGGTTTGACACTGTTGAGGATTTCTCAGATCATCACTATCTTTCCAAGGGGAAAGCTTCAAAACAG CACTCAAAGACTTGGTTGAAAAAGGTTCAAGCAGACTGGAAGATTCTTGAGAATGATTTGCCAG AGACAATATTTGTCAGAGCCTGTGAGTCAAGAATGGATCTACTAAGAGCTGTAATAATTGGAGCTGAGGGAACTCCTTACCATGACGGTCTTTTCTTTTTCGATATTCAGTTCCCAGATTCCTATCCTTCAGTGCCACCA AAAGTTCATTACCATTCCGGTGGGCTTAGAATCAACCCCAATCTATACAACTGTGGTAAAGTATGCTTGAGCCTTCTCGGTACATGGACCGGCAACAAGAGGGAGAAATGGCTCCCACAGGAGTCCACAATGTTGCAGCTTCTCGTCTCAATCCAAGCACTCATCTTGAATCAAAAACCGTACTTCAACGAACCTGGCTACGAGCCCACCAAGGGGACTGTATCAGGCGAGGCTCACTCCAAAGTTTACAGCGAGAACGTCTTCATATTGTCGTTAAAAACGATGGTTTACAGCATGAGGAAACCACCCAAG CATTTTGAAGAGTTTGTTCATAGCCATTACTTTGTGAGGGCACTTGACATAGTGAAAGCGTGTAATGCTTATAAAGATGGAGCTCCTGTTGGTTCCATTTTGAAAGGTGGTGTTCAAGGTATTGAGGAAACTAGCCAGAGTGGCTCTAAGAAGTTTAGGACCGATGTGGCTGCCTTTATGAAGACAGTTGTTGGTGAGTTCGTTAAGTTAGGAATCAAGGAGCTTGAAGAAAAACCTAAACCACCGCCTGTGGTTAATGCTAATACTGAGAGTAATACAGCTAACCGTAAGAGAAGCAGATCATCGAG CATCAAAGAATTTCTCGCGAATATCGGACGCTGCGTTTTTCAGTAA
- the LOC106376753 gene encoding 3-deoxy-manno-octulosonate cytidylyltransferase, mitochondrial, whose product MALSSSSSTQKTWIVHGILAGTAIAAAIGARAYLGRSRKFRSRVVGIIPARYASSRFEGKPLVQILGKPMIQRTWERSKLASTLDHVVVATDDERIADCCRGFGADVIMTSESCRNGTERCNEALEKLEKKYDVVVNIQGDEPLIEPEIIDGVVKALQVAPDAVFSTAVTSLKPEDGLDPNRVKCVVDNRGYAIYFSRGLIPYNKSGKVNPDFPYMLHLGIQSFDSKFLKVYSELQPTPLQLEEDLEQLKVLENGYKMKVIKVDHEAHGVDTPDDVEKIESLMRERNLL is encoded by the exons ATggcactctcttcttcttcatctactCAAAAGACATGGATCGTTCACGGTATCTTAGCCGGAACAGCGATCGCAGCGGCGATTGGCGCGCGTGCCTATCTTGGTCGATCCAGGAAATTCCGGAGCCGGGTCGTCGGAATCATCCCCGCCCGTTACGCTTCCTCTCGATTCGAGGGCAAGCCTCTCGTGCAAATCCTCGGCAAACCCATGATCCAG AGAACTTGGGAGAGGTCGAAGTTAGCTTCTACGCTTGATCACGTTG TTGTAGCAACGGATGATGAAAGGATTGCGGATTGCTGTCGTGGGTTTGGTGCAGATGTCATCATGACTTCAGAGTCTTGCAGAAATG GTACTGAGCGGTGCAATGAAGCACTTGAAAAATTGGAGAAGAAGTATGATGTGGTTGTTAACATTCAAGGAGATGAACCACTCATTGAGCCTGAGATTATAGACGGTGTTGTCAAAGCACTTCAG GTAGCACCTGATGCGGTGTTCAGCACAGCGGTGACGTCATTGAaaccagaagatggacttgacCCTAACCGAGTCAAATGTGTAGTGGATAACCGTGGCTACGCTATCTATTTCTCCAGGGGTTTGATTCCTTATAACAA GAGTGGTAAAGTCAATCCAGATTTTCCTTACATGCTTCATCTTGGAATACAG AGCTTTGATTCAAAGTTTCTCAAAGTATATTCGGAGCTTCAGCCAACACCATTGCAGCTAGAAGAGGATCTAGAGCAGCTCAAAGTCCTTGAAAATGGCTACAAAATGAAG GTTATAAAGGTGGATCATGAAGCTCATGGAGTTGATACACCTGATGATGTCGAAAAAATCGAATCTTTAATGCGCGAAAGAAACCTCCTCTAG